One Theropithecus gelada isolate Dixy chromosome 18, Tgel_1.0, whole genome shotgun sequence DNA segment encodes these proteins:
- the LOC112611454 gene encoding ubiquitin carboxyl-terminal hydrolase isozyme L3: protein MEGQRWLPLEANPEVTNQFLKQLGLHPNWQFVDVYGMDPELLSMVPRPVCAVLLLFPITEKYEVFRTEEEEKIKSQGQAVTSSVYFMKQMISNACGTIGLIHAIANNKDKMHFESGSTLKKFLEESVSMSPEERARYLENYDAIRVTHETSAHEGQTEAPNIDEKVDLHFIALVHVDGHLYELDGRKPFPINHGETSDETLLEDAIEVCKKFMERDPDELRFNAIALSAA, encoded by the coding sequence ATGGAGGGTCAACGCTGGCTGCCGCTGGAGGCCAATCCCGAGGTCACCAACCAGTTTCTCAAACAATTAGGTCTGCATCCTAACTGGCAATTCGTCGATGTATATGGAATGGATCCTGAACTCCTTAGCATGGTACCAAGACCAGTCTGCGCAGTATTACTTCTCTTTCCTATTACAGAAAAGTATGAAGTATTCagaacagaagaggaagaaaaaataaaatctcagggaCAAGCTGTTACATCATCAGTATATTTCATGAAGCAAATGATCAGCAATGCCTGTGGAACAATTGGACTGATTCATGCTATTGCAAACAATAAAGACAAGATGCACTTTGAATCTGGATCAACCTTGAAAAAATTCCTGGAGGAATCTGTATCAATGAGCCCTGAAGAACGAGCCAGATACCTGGAGAACTATGATGCCATCCGAGTTACTCATGAGACCAGTGCCCATGAAGGTCAGACTGAGGCACCAAATATAGATGAAAAAGTAGATCTTCATTTTATTGCATTAGTTCATGTAGATGGGCATCTCTATGAATTAGATGGGCGGAAACCATTTCCAATTAACCATGGTGAAACTAGTGATGAAACTTTATTAGAGGATGCCATAGAAGTTTGCAAGAAGTTTATGGAGCGTGACCCTGATGAACTAAGATTTAATGCGATTGCTCTTTCTGCAGCATAG